A genome region from Chlorobaculum tepidum TLS includes the following:
- the rfbC gene encoding dTDP-4-dehydrorhamnose 3,5-epimerase, producing MQIIRTSIPDVLLFEPEVFGDERGWFCESFRQDIFEQHAGCHRFVQDNESFSRYGVVRGLHYQKPPHVQGKLVRVIRGEVLDVAVDIRKGSPTFGHHTAQLLNESNRRMMWIPPGFAHGFAVLSQTAVFSYKCTDYYAPSHDAGIRWNDPAIGIEWSVPESEIRLSDKDLHHPMLHEIEGIVLDA from the coding sequence ATGCAGATCATCCGGACCTCAATTCCTGACGTTCTTCTGTTCGAACCAGAGGTGTTCGGCGATGAACGCGGCTGGTTTTGCGAATCTTTCCGTCAGGATATATTCGAGCAACACGCCGGATGCCACCGTTTCGTGCAGGATAACGAATCGTTTTCACGCTATGGCGTTGTCCGGGGTTTGCATTACCAGAAACCGCCGCATGTGCAGGGCAAGCTTGTCCGTGTGATCCGGGGTGAGGTGCTTGATGTGGCTGTCGATATACGCAAGGGTTCTCCAACATTCGGCCATCATACTGCCCAGTTGCTCAATGAGAGCAACCGCCGGATGATGTGGATTCCGCCCGGATTCGCCCACGGCTTTGCGGTGCTGAGCCAGACAGCGGTGTTCAGTTATAAATGCACGGACTATTATGCGCCATCACACGATGCGGGCATCCGGTGGAACGATCCGGCCATTGGCATAGAATGGAGCGTGCCGGAAAGCGAGATAAGGCTTTCGGATAAGGATCTTCATCATCCGATGCTGCACGAGATTGAAGGTATTGTGCTGGACGCGTAG
- the rfbA gene encoding glucose-1-phosphate thymidylyltransferase RfbA, translated as MKGIILAGGSGTRLYPVTKGVSKQLLPVYDKPMIYYPLTTLMLAGIRDILVITTPDDQSSFVKLLGDGSDWGINLSYTVQPSPDGLAQAFILGRDFIGDDDVCLVLGDNIFFGYGFSGMLEEAVHVVERRRKAVVFGYYVSDPERYGVVEFDSDGQVFSIVEKPEKPKSNYAVVGLYFYPNDVIDIAASVNPSSRGELEITSVNQTYLDRGDLVCSIMGRGFAWLDTGTHESFQEAGNFIETVEKRQGLKVACPEEIAWRNGWIGDADIERLASPLLKNQYGQYLLNLLERRI; from the coding sequence ATGAAGGGTATCATTCTTGCCGGAGGGTCAGGCACCCGTCTGTATCCTGTGACCAAGGGCGTATCGAAGCAGTTGCTTCCGGTGTACGACAAGCCGATGATCTACTATCCGCTCACCACCCTGATGCTTGCCGGTATCAGGGATATTCTCGTCATTACCACTCCCGATGATCAGTCTTCGTTCGTCAAGCTGCTCGGTGATGGAAGCGACTGGGGCATCAACCTTTCCTATACGGTTCAACCCTCGCCCGACGGACTGGCGCAGGCTTTCATTCTCGGTCGCGATTTTATTGGCGATGACGATGTCTGTCTCGTGCTTGGCGACAACATCTTTTTTGGTTATGGTTTCAGCGGGATGCTCGAAGAGGCGGTTCATGTGGTCGAGAGACGGAGAAAAGCGGTGGTTTTCGGCTACTATGTCAGTGATCCTGAGCGTTACGGTGTAGTCGAGTTCGATTCGGACGGGCAGGTGTTCTCCATAGTTGAGAAGCCGGAAAAACCGAAATCGAACTACGCGGTCGTGGGGCTCTATTTCTATCCGAACGATGTGATTGATATTGCCGCCAGCGTCAATCCGTCGTCGAGAGGGGAACTCGAGATCACCTCGGTGAACCAGACGTACCTCGATCGCGGCGATCTGGTTTGTTCCATCATGGGGCGTGGATTTGCCTGGCTCGATACCGGCACGCACGAATCATTCCAGGAGGCAGGCAACTTCATTGAAACCGTCGAGAAGCGGCAGGGGCTCAAGGTAGCCTGCCCAGAAGAGATTGCCTGGCGGAACGGCTGGATCGGCGATGCCGACATCGAACGTCTCGCCTCGCCGCTCCTCAAGAACCAGTATGGGCAGTATCTGCTCAATCTTCTGGAACGGAGAATCTGA
- the rfbD gene encoding dTDP-4-dehydrorhamnose reductase, which produces MNILVTGSRGQLGSELQKLQEVHGWQEWFFMDLPELDITDALAVERVCRDRRIGAIVNCAAYTAVDRAESDAEAAFRVNRDGAAVLAAVAMEVGALLLHVSTDYVFDGSSNRPYCEDDPVAPCGVYGLSKWEGEEAIRASGCSYIILRTAWLYSVYGQNFVKTMLRLGSERQSLGVVFDQVGSPTWAADLAGTIVSILDQCDPVRSYSETFHYSNEGVCSWYDFAKSIMDAEGLSCKVLPIESSNYPTPARRPHFSVLNKRKIKSTLGLEIPYWHDSLLRMLTELRKTAGKS; this is translated from the coding sequence ATGAATATTCTTGTCACCGGGAGCCGTGGGCAGCTTGGTTCCGAACTGCAAAAACTGCAAGAAGTGCATGGCTGGCAGGAGTGGTTTTTCATGGATCTGCCGGAACTCGACATTACCGATGCGCTGGCGGTGGAGCGTGTTTGCCGGGATCGACGGATTGGCGCGATTGTCAACTGTGCGGCCTATACGGCGGTGGACAGGGCTGAGAGCGATGCGGAAGCAGCGTTCAGAGTGAACCGTGACGGCGCGGCGGTGCTGGCCGCGGTTGCAATGGAGGTTGGCGCACTGTTGCTGCATGTTTCGACCGATTATGTTTTCGATGGCAGCTCGAACCGACCTTATTGCGAGGATGACCCGGTTGCGCCTTGCGGTGTTTATGGCCTGTCCAAATGGGAGGGTGAAGAGGCGATCCGGGCGAGCGGCTGCTCGTATATCATTCTACGCACCGCCTGGCTCTACTCGGTTTACGGGCAGAACTTCGTGAAGACTATGCTTCGTCTTGGTAGCGAGCGCCAGTCGCTCGGCGTTGTGTTTGATCAGGTGGGCAGTCCGACATGGGCGGCGGATCTGGCCGGGACGATCGTTTCGATACTCGACCAATGCGATCCGGTTCGGAGCTACAGCGAGACTTTTCACTACTCGAATGAAGGAGTCTGTTCCTGGTACGACTTTGCCAAATCGATTATGGATGCCGAAGGGCTTTCGTGCAAGGTGTTGCCAATCGAGAGCAGTAACTATCCGACGCCAGCCAGAAGGCCGCATTTCAGTGTGCTGAACAAACGAAAAATCAAGAGTACATTGGGGCTTGAAATCCCGTACTGGCACGACAGTCTGTTGCGGATGCTGACAGAGTTGCGGAAGACGGCTGGCAAATCGTAA
- the rfbB gene encoding dTDP-glucose 4,6-dehydratase, with product MHILITGGAGFIGSHVVRHFLNRYADYTITNLDKLTYAGNLANLKDVESNPNYRFVKGDIADGAFLLDLFKEQRFDAVIHLAAESHVDRSIESPVEFVITNVFGTVNLLNAARATWEGRFEGKRFYHISTDEVYGSLGSEGMFSESTPYDPHSPYSASKASSDHFVRAFHATYGLPVVISNCSNNYGSHQFPEKLIPLFINNIRLEKPLPVYGQGLNVRDWLWVVDHARAIDEIFHRGAVGETYNIGGHNEWTNIDLIRLLCRIMDRKLGREAGSSEKLITWVTDRAGHDLRYAIDASKLQRELGWAPSVTFEEGLEKTVDWYLENQAWLDEVTSGAYQHYYEKMYAGR from the coding sequence ATGCATATTCTCATTACCGGTGGTGCGGGGTTTATTGGTTCGCATGTGGTCAGGCACTTTTTGAATCGTTATGCGGACTACACGATCACCAATCTCGACAAGCTTACCTATGCGGGCAATCTGGCCAATCTGAAAGATGTCGAATCGAATCCGAACTACCGGTTCGTGAAGGGCGATATCGCTGATGGCGCATTTTTGCTCGATCTGTTCAAAGAGCAGCGCTTCGATGCGGTCATCCATCTGGCCGCCGAGTCGCACGTGGATCGCTCCATCGAAAGCCCGGTCGAGTTCGTGATTACCAACGTGTTTGGCACGGTGAACCTGCTCAACGCCGCGCGTGCCACATGGGAAGGCAGGTTCGAGGGGAAGCGGTTTTACCACATTTCGACCGACGAAGTCTATGGTTCGCTCGGCAGCGAGGGGATGTTTAGCGAATCGACCCCCTACGATCCGCATAGTCCCTACTCGGCCTCGAAAGCGTCGTCGGATCACTTCGTCCGGGCATTCCACGCTACTTACGGCCTGCCGGTGGTTATCAGCAACTGTTCGAACAACTACGGTTCGCACCAGTTTCCCGAAAAGCTGATTCCGCTTTTCATCAACAACATCCGTCTGGAGAAGCCGCTTCCGGTGTATGGTCAAGGCCTGAACGTTCGCGACTGGCTTTGGGTGGTTGATCACGCACGAGCCATTGACGAGATTTTCCACCGCGGAGCGGTGGGCGAGACCTACAACATCGGCGGGCACAACGAGTGGACGAACATCGACCTGATCCGCCTGCTCTGCCGCATCATGGACCGCAAGCTTGGCCGCGAGGCGGGAAGTTCCGAAAAGCTCATCACCTGGGTGACCGACCGCGCGGGCCACGACTTGCGCTATGCCATTGATGCCTCAAAGCTGCAACGTGAGCTCGGATGGGCGCCGTCCGTGACCTTCGAGGAGGGGCTGGAAAAAACCGTTGACTGGTATCTTGAAAATCAAGCATGGCTCGATGAGGTTACGTCGGGAGCCTATCAGCACTATTATGAAAAGATGTACGCTGGCCGCTGA